In the Orcinus orca chromosome 19, mOrcOrc1.1, whole genome shotgun sequence genome, TCTAACCAAGTCTCAAAAAGTTACAAGAATTGTCACTGTAGTGACATGACTAAAACAAAtggttttttcctcctttttcttccttgcttttttaGTTTGAATGAATGCACAGCAATTGTCTAAATTTCCACCAGTGAAAGGTCACCTCATGTTTGCTCATCCAACTTAGATTCCTAGATGGGAGTGTTAAAGTTAAACCAAGtgttttgaaaaacatatttgCTCATGTCTTTTTCTGCCATACGCTtcctgtattaatttcctagaaCGGCCATATGCATTACCACAAACCGAGtagcctaaaacaacagaaatgtattctctcatagttctggaggacagcagtctgaaatcaaggtgtccacaGGGCCATGATATTTctaaaggctctagggaagaatccttcatTCCCTCtacctagcttctggtggttgtgCAAAATTCTTGGCATTCTTTGGCTTAGGGATACATCACTCCAATGGCCGCCTTCAACTTCACATGgcatttttccttctgtgtgtCTGTAACTGCATCCACATTTCCCTCTTctgataaggacaccagtcattggatcaGTGCCCACCTTAATCCAGTacgacttcatcttaacttgccCATATCTGCAAATatactgtttccaaataaggacaTATTCACCTATTCCAGGTGGACATAAATTTGGGGGGAATACTATTTAACCCAGTACACTTCCCTTACCAATTTGGGGAAGGAAATTTTGCTCTGCATAATAGTGTAAGCAGTTAGCAGctaaaattttgatttaaaagttaattctgggcttccctggtggcgcagtggttaagaatctgcctgccaatgcaggagacatgggttcgacccctggtccaggaagatcccacatggcgaggagcaacgaagcccatgtgccacagctactgagcctgtgctctagagcctgcgagccacaactactgaagcccgcgtgcctagagcctgtgctccacagcaatgagaagcccgcgcactgcaacaaagagtagccccaatttgctgcaactagagaaagcccacacgcaacaacgaagacccaacacagccaaaaataaataaataaaataaatttattttaaaaattaaaattaaaaataaataaataaaagttaattctGCTTGTCTACATTCATTGAGGTGACAGCAGTGCAGTGTAATGATCATATGTGTCCcgtcaaataatttttttgtttttcccttttatatcaAAATGAACTCTAATTCTTAAACTATTCTACCAAAGATCTGATTTGAGTGTTGGTTGAGAGATTTCTCCTGCACAACCTTTAGGTGACCCGGCATGACCTTGACCATTGTTCTTGAAATACTGATTAGCAGTTTGTCTCCACAGAAACATGTAATTACTTTTGCAGTTTCACTCTGAGTTCCTCAACATAACACTGTGGTTTTACTTGCAAAGCCTGTCAATGTTTCAAATAAAAGTCTTTAAGTAAAAATCCATTCATAATAGATCTTGAGGCTCCCTTTGAAGCTCAGGCAATGTCAGCTTCCTTTAGCTCTGGTAATGATTACATCCACGAGGGGATATGAATGAGACTAAGGCATGTGACATTTTATGCAACCCTTAAGACTCTTGTGACCCACACGAGGCAAAAAGCCTCTTAACTTGTGGGAGTTAAGAATGCCATGGATGGCCAGTCCTGGTGTCTGAGTGATTCCCTGGGCCCAGCACAGGGACCAACTTTCCAGAGCCCTGAAGACAACACCCCAAAATATGGACTCATTTTCCACTCTACCTTCATTGGCTGAGCAGCTTCCAAGAACAGAGGCCGCATCTCCCGATACCTGGCAAACAAATGCAGTATTGCCTCACGAACTGATTGCTTCTCAGAGGTACCTACCAGTGTATTTGGGGAGAAGCTTCGAGAACAAGTTGAGGAGCGGCTGTCCTTCTATGAGACTGGAGAGATTCCACGAAAGAATGTGGATGTCATGAAGGAGGCAATGGTTCAGGCAGAGGAAGCGGCTGCTGAGATTACTAGGAAGCTGGAGAAACAGGAGAAGAAACgcttgaagaaggaaaagaaaaggctggCTGCGATTGCCCTGGTGTCTTCAGAAAACAGCAGTAGGACCCCGGAGGAATGTGAGGAGACAAGGGAAAgacccaaaaagaagaaaaagcaaaagcccCAGGAGGCTCCTCCGGAGAATGGAATGGAAGACCCATCTGTCTCCTCCAAaccccaaaaaaagaaatctttttccaAGGAGGAGCTGGTTAGTAGCGATCTTGAAGAGACAGCTGGCAGTGGAAGTCTTACCAAGAGGAAGAAATCTTTCCCCAAAGAGGAACCAGATAGTGACCCTGAAGAGTCAGGAAACAAGAGGGTccccaagaaaaagaggaaattctaTTCCAAGGAGGAGCCTCTCAGCAATGGACCTGAAGAGGCTGCTGCCAGTAAGAGTAGCagctccaagaaaaagaaaaagctccgAAAACTATCCCAGGAAAATCAGAATGGACATTTCCCTAGTAGGGCATAAATTACAGAGATATTTCCCAACCCATCCCCTAtagcccaataaaaataaaaacaaattcacgagtcaaaaaaaaaaaaaaaaaaagaatgccatggAAAGAGGCTTCTTAAAGAAATCAAATTGAGAAAACTGGAGATGGGAAGGATTGAGTGTCAGAGAGCAGAGACACCTCTCTGTGACATTAGACCTGAAGTATTTGCCCAGGTAAACAAGAAACTAGCTCAAGATTTCTGAAGTGGAGAATCTAGCAAATGCTTCTGTATTGAGTTTCTAGTGACTTGGAGATAGGAGGTGAGATCTGTAGTAAAGAAATACATGGGAAAATTCCAGTAGGTTCATTGAATCCGGTTGATTTAATGGTCAAGGGATAGATTCACCTTGAACTTTTGTATTCTCACTGCTTATCTTGGTGCATGGCTTCGATAtacacttaatatatttttttataaattaaattttaaaaaatacataaatttatttatttatttacttttggctgcgttgggtcttcgttgctgcgcgtgggctttctctagttgcggcaagcgggggctactgttccttagggtgcatgggcttcattgcggtggctcctcctgttgcagagcacgggctctaggcacacgggcttcagtagttgtggcacgctggttcagtagttgtggcttgtgggctctagagtgcaggctcagtagctgtggcacacgggcttagttgctccatggcgtgtggcttagttgctccatagcatgtgggatcttcctggaccagggctcgaacccgtgtcccctgcattggcaggcggagttttaaccactgacccaccaggaagcccctacacttaatatttttgaaagaaagaaagcaaaactgggaatttcttttctattcatttatttatatttttttaacatctttgttggagtataattgctttacaatggtgtgttagtttctgctgcatcacaaagtgaatcagctatacgtatacatatatccccatatcccctacctcttgcgtctccctcccaccctctgtatcccacccctctaggtggtcacaacgcaccaagctggtctccttgtgctatgtggctgcttcccactagctatctattttacatttggtagtgtatatatgtccatgccactctctcacttagtcccagtttacccttccccctctccatgtcctcaagtccattctctacgtctgtgtctttattcctgtcctgccccgaggttcttcagaacttttttttttagattccatatataagtgttagcatacggtatttatttttctctttctgacttcactctgtatgacagtctctagttccatccacctcactacaaataactcaatttcgtttctttttatggctgagtaatattctattgtatatatgtgccacatcttctttatccattcatctgtcgatggacacgggttgcttccatgtcctggctattgtaaatagcactgcaatgaacactgtggtacgtgactctttttgaattatggttttctcagggtatatgcccggtagtgggattgctgggtcgtatggtagttctatgtttagtttttttaaggaacctccatactgtggaATATCTTAACTTGTGACAAACTGGTGCAGGTTATTTGCAATCACGTACTTCTTTAAGGCTGGAGATTGCTATGCTTTACActtcagttgtttttgttttataaaagcaGCTTACCAGGCTTTTGTGGTATTTTCAAGGAGGGAGAATGGTGGGGAAGAAAGCCTGCAGGAAATTTGTAGGGAGGATGTATAAGGGAGTCATCTTcagaggagaaattttttttaggGGAAGCAGAAAGTTATCCAAGAGGGAACCTTCAGTTGGATATTGCCTTGAGCTGTATTTCCATTACAAGTTTCTTTTTGCTTAGAGTTTTAGAGATTCTGAATACAAGTGAACAAttattcctgtttaaaaaaatatactttggGCCCTTAAAATTTTCTGGCAATATGAATAGCTATTGACAACACTGCATTTGAGTAAAATCTGCGAAGTAAGTGAAGTTTAGGAGCTTTTCAGTCAACTTCTATATGcctctcttctattttttcattcagtACAAGGTTTTGTGCTTGATATGACCCAGGCCTAGATATAGGAAATTGGACAAGGCCCTAACCTGAAGGAGCTCATAATCTGTAATACAATACGGATTTTATTAGTAATATATAGATAGTCCTATGGATGCACTGATAAAGGTATCACTAAGTATGCTTTGAAACCTTtacagaggagggcttcccttccctggtggcgcagtggttgagagtccgcctgacgatgcaggggacacgggttcgtgccccggtccgggaagatcccacatgccgcagagcggctgggaccgtgagccatggccgctgagcctgcgcgtccggagactgtgctccgcaacaggagaggccacaacagtgagaggcccgcgtaccgcaaaaaaaaaaaaaaaaaaaaaaaacctttacagaggAGATGAAATTTGAGTTGTCTTAAAGGATGAGCACGTGTTTGCCTGTGAACAGACTATGAACCTGGTCTGTTCTCTGCCTGCATTGGTAGTGATTCCACCACTTCTCTGCAAATTGTTTCCTTCAAGGTCACAAAAagatcaatctttttttttttttttcatatatagcatacagcagtgttaactaaaTTCATcctgttgtacattacatccctagcacttatttatcctataactgaaagtttatacttttgactgccttcatccagttccccctcctttcacccccccacctctggtaaccacaaattatttttgtggttctataagtttgtttgtttttgaaatataactgacctacaacactctgttagttcctgttacacaacacaaTGGTTCGATAGCTTAGTATATTTCAAAAtcatcaccacgataagtctagttaggatctgtcaccatacaaagatgtcacatcattactgactatattccccacgcTACATTTCATAGCCGTGACTCATTTATATTGCAACTGAAAGTTTgttcctcttaatctccttcaccgaTTTCTTTCCTCCCCATACCGTCCTCCTCTCTggaaaccacctgtttgttctctgtatctgtgactctgcTTCCATTATATTatgtctgttcatttgttttgtttttcagattccacgtatcagtgaaatcacacagtgtgtgtctttctctatctgacttatttcacttagcataatgccctctaggtccatccatgctgtggcAAATAGGCAAggtttcgttcttttttatggctgagctatgtatctatatatatctatatagagatATCAaatatgattgacatatatatatatatatatctcacatcttctttatccattcatctattgatgggcacttccatatctcggctattgtgaataatgctccaATGAACGTAGGGGGTGTGATCTTTGCTaactagtgttttcatttttttcagataaatatccaggagaggaattgctggattgtgtggtagtccttctttttttttttggccgcactgcgcggcatgtgggatcttatttccctgaccagagattgatcctgtgccccctgcagtggaagcttggagtcttaaccactggacagccagggaagtccctattttttaactttttgaggaatctccacactgttttccatggtggctgcatttacatttacatttccaccagcagtgcacgagggttctcttttctccacattctcaccaacacttgttatctgttgcctttttgataatagtcattctcacaggtgtgacatgatatttcattgtgcttttgctttgcatttccctgatgattagtaagcTGAGCAAATATGTTctgaccctttctctctcttctccttctgggacccctataatgtgaacgtTAGTAGGCTTGCTAtggtcccagagatctcttaatctgccctcatttattaaaaattcttttttctgttcagtttaAGTGACTTCCagtactctgtcttccagtttgctgattcattcctctgtatcatctaatctactgttgattccttctggcatatttttaaaatttcagttattgttttcttcatctctagttggttcttctttatattttctaactctttgttaaaaatttctaacttctcactctgttcatcctttcttctcctgaattctttttgttttatttggctgtgcgagttcttagctgcagcacgtgggattttcgttgctgagtgtgggatctttagttgtggcatgtgaactcttagttacagcatgcatgtgggatctagtctcCTGACccaggatcaaacccgtgccccctgcattgggagctcagagtcttagccactgaaccatcagggaagtcctcctcctgagttctttgagcaGCTTTGAGCATCAGCCCGGGGGTACTGGGCTACTGTCAGCCTGCTGGTGTGTGGAGCTGGTCCTGGGGTCTCTGACTGCAGGGCCCTGTGGGTCCCAGAGTTGGTgttggcccactggtgggtggggccagggcccaggggtcctggggctggtgcctgctcattggtggatgaggctggtcctggggctagtgccgGCCCACCGGTgtcagggctgggtcctggggcaTCTGGGGGTCAGAGGGTCTTAAGGaagctggcctgctggtgggtgggtgtATGTCTTCTTCTGGCTAGCTGTTTGGTCTGAGTTGTCCCAGTACTGGTGTGGACGCACTGATGGATGGGTCGAGGTTCTAGTGCTAATTAGCTAGagagaggattccaaaatggaTCTTACCAGCACTGCGGTCCTCATGGGAGAATGAGTTCCCAAAATGGCTGCCGCCAGTGTCTATGTCCACGGGGTGAGTTACAGATgcctcctgcttctctgggaggctctccagGATCAGCAGGTGGTTCTGACCcaagctcctttcaaattactgcttcttccCTGTGTCTTGGAgggtgtgagattttgtgtgcaccctttaagagtggcGACTCTATTTCCTGCAGTCCTCTGGCTCTCCCAAAAGTAAGCCCCGTTGGTCTTCAAAGCCAAAAGTTCcaggggctcatcttcccagtgcaggaacCCTGGACTGGGGAGCCCAGTGTGGGGTCTGGACCCCTCGCTCCTTggagagaacctctgcaattgtaactATCCTCtcatttgtgggtcacccacccaggtgtatgggtcttgactatactgtgtctctgcccctcctacccgtCTCACTGTgattctttctttatatctttaattgtagaagatcttttctactagtcttctggtctttctcatcaatagttgttCTGTAAATCGTTATAATTTTGGTCCACCCATGAGAAGAGGTgaactcagggtcttcctactctgccatcttggccactcccctctcatgtttttttaattaattaattaattatttggctgtgttgggtcttcattgctgcacgcgggctttctctagttgcgacgagcgggggctactctttttttttttttttttcttttttggctgtgttgggtcttggtttctgtgcgagggctttctctagttgtggcaagcaggggccactcttcattgcggtgcgcgggcctctccctatcgctgcctctcttgctgcggagcacaggctccagacgcacaggctcagtagctgtggctcacgggcctagttgctccgcggcatgcgggatcttcccagaccagggctcgaacccgtgtcccctgcgttagcaggcagattctcaaccactgcgccaccagggaagtccaggggctactcttcattgtggagcgtgggtttctctctagttgtggcgtgtgggcttggctaccccacggcatgtgggatcttagttccccgaccagggattgaactcgcgtcccctgcattggaagggggatttttaaccactggaccaccagggaagtccctgtctggTTTTCTATATCAGCGTTatactggtctcataaaatgGGTTGGGAAGGATTCTCTTCTACTTTCTAGGAAAGATTAtgtagaattggtgttaattcttctttatatgtttggtagagtCTCCACCAAAACCATATGGACCTggatattaccttttttttttttttagacttttacaaaataaatttctttacagTTATAGAATTTTCCAAACTATCTATTTCATATAGGGTGAGTTCTGGTAGTTGGTACTATTTGAGAAATTGGATTATGGAATATTTACTTAATCTCAAAATATCACGCTACAAAATACAcatgacaaagaagaaaagagtaactttataCTGGAAAAGTCTGAAAGACATCACCTTAACTGATCAAAGTTAACGGTACGAGCAAAAGGCATCAAAATTTTGTACCACCTGATAGGATACAATGAAAAGAGCACAGCCTCTTTCATGCTATTCCTGCCAAAGGTAAAATCCAAAATCCAatcgtgaaaaaaaaaaaatcagaaagcccAAATTGAATAATCTTGTACAAAATAATTGTCCTGTAATCTTCAAAAACATCAATGTTAtgaaagtcaaagagaaaatgaggaaCTATTCTCGTGattgaaggagacaaaagagatgTGACAACTAAATTCAAAGTGTGATCTTAGATTGGATCATTAAGCTATAAAGGACACCACTGGGACAAATGATGAAATTTGATAGGTTGCTGAAAACCAGACGGTGGTATGCATCAATATCAATTTCCTAATTTTGATGgttgtactgtggttatgtatCCGAATGTCCTTGTTTGTAGAAAATTCACACTAAAGTATTTGGGGGGTGATGGAACATCAGGATGCCaatttactctcaaatggttcagaaaaaaataatctttttgtacttaaaagaaacttttctgtaaattttaaatgatttaaaaattttgtaggacttccctggtggcgcagtggttaagaatccgcctgccaatgcagggtacacgggttagagccctggtcagggaagattccacgtgccgcggagcaactaagcctgtgtgccacaactactgagcctgcgctctagagcccgtgagccacaactgctgaagcctgtgcgcctagagcccgtgctccaccacaagagaaaccaccacaatgagaagcccgcgcaccgcaacgaagagtagcccccgctcgtcgcaactagagaaaagcctgcgtgcagaaatgaatacccaatgcagccaaaaataaacaaataaattaattaattaaaaaaaatattttttttgtaaattacagaaaaaaagtttCCAGACAGCCTCTTTCCATTTTGATCACTCTATTATTCTAGGGCTCCTAAACATTGATGGATATATTTTACTTACGCTTGTGCTGGATATCATCTACTCATTTGGAAATCTTTATACTTCTTATGCATCTGTTTCCTTCATGAGATTATTAAACACCCAAAGGACATAAttttgcctctgtttcctttaTATTTCCTTGTGGTATCAAGTAGCTGCTCTTAATAACCACTTGTAAACACTAAAGGTTTTGGAGCATGAATTATCTGAATAGTTGAATTGCCTCTTTCAATTTAAGCCCATGCAAAAAAACTAAATCATATCTCTTAAGTCATATGATGGATCCAGGAACCAAGTCTGTGCTGACTGCTCTTTCACACCAATCAATGGCCCCTGGGATTCAAAGAAATATGCATCTTGGTGGAAAAATGAGTCACTCCACCAACGCACAGCTGGACTCTCACACCAGACCACAATGGAAATGTGGAAATCTGAGTGGAGCACAAGGGATCTACATGTAACAGGAGTTCACACTCTTCCTGTTCTGTTACATTGTGAAACGGAAACATTGTTTTCTGGGAAAAGAGCCAGATTCCACAAATGAAATGGTTTTGCCTAAATGTGCACAGCTGCTAAGCACTTACTGTGCTTATTGAGAGTGTCTTGTTTTATAGATTTAGACTTTGTTCCAACTGCAAAGTTTAAAGGAAGAGGGGTCCTATCGTGTGCAACAGAataggggttttttgtttcttttcttttaaaaatttttttttctttttggctgcgttgggtcttcgttgctgcgtgtgggctttctctagttgcggcgagtgggggctactcctcgttgcggagcgcgggcttctcattgcggtggcttctcttattgcggagcatgggctctaggcgagcaggcttcagtagctgtggctcgtgggctcagtagttgtggtttgcaggctctacagtgcaggctcactaGCTGTGGCCcgcggccttagttgctccgcggcatgtgggatcttcccggaccagggctcggacccgtgtcccctgcattggtaggcgaattcttaaccactgcgccaccagggaagtcctattatttatttttttaacatctttattgaagtataattgttttacattgttgtgttagtttctgttgtataacaaagtgaatcagctatacgtatacatatatccccatatcccctacctcttgcgtctccctcccaccctccgtatcccacccctctaggtggtcacaaagcaccaagctggtctccttgtgctatgtggctgcttcccactagctatctattttacatttggtagtgtatacatgtccatgccactctctcacttcgtcccagcttacccttccccctccctgtgtcctcaagtccattctctatgtctgcgtctttattcctgtcctgaccctaggttcttccgaaacttttttttttttttttagatttcatatatatgtgttagcatatggtatttgtttttctgtttctgacttacttcattctgtatgacagactctaggtccatccacctcactataaataactcaatttcgtttctttttacggctgagtaatattctattgtatatatgtaccacatcttctttatctattcctctgtcgatggacacttaggttgcttccatgtcttcctagctattgtaaatagtgctgcaatgaacattgtggtacatgactctttttgaattatggttttctcagggtatatgcccagtagtgggattgctgggtcgtatggtagttctatttttagatttttaaggaacctccatactgttctccatagcggctgtatcaatttacattcccaccaacagtgcaagagggttcccttttctccacactctctccaacattttagccaatgttttataattactatacatggaatataacctttaaaaattgtgaatcacgggcttccctggtggcgcagtggttgagagtccgcctgccgatgcaggggacacgggttcctgccccggtccgggaagatcccacatgccgtggagcggctgggcccgtgagccatggccgctgagcctgcgcgtccggagcctgtgctccgcaacgggagaggccacaacagtgagaggccgcgtatcgcaaaaaa is a window encoding:
- the LOC101277549 gene encoding nucleolar protein 56-like — protein: MKEAMVQAEEAAAEITRKLEKQEKKRLKKEKKRLAAIALVSSENSSRTPEECEETRERPKKKKKQKPQEAPPENGMEDPSVSSKPQKKKSFSKEELVSSDLEETAGSGSLTKRKKSFPKEEPDSDPEESGNKRVPKKKRKFYSKEEPLSNGPEEAAASKSSSSKKKKKLRKLSQENQNGHFPSRA